Within Desulfolithobacter dissulfuricans, the genomic segment GGGCCGTGACTGGATTCTGCTGGATTCGGTCCATCCGGCCCGCCAGACCCTGTCCTGTCGCGATCTCATCGAGGCGCTGGAAGATGAATTCGTCCGGGTCCGGCCGGTACGAGAGGTGGATCAGGGCCAGGACCGGGCCATCCTGGTCAGCGTGACCACGGGCTCGCGGGCCGGAGCCGACGACTCCATGGCCGAGCTCAGGGAGCTTGCCCGGGCGGCCGGAGTGGTGGTCCTGGATCAGGTCATCCAGCGGCGGCGCAAGATTCATCCACGTTTCATCCTCGGGCGGGGCAAGCTCATGGAAATCATGCTGTTGTCGCTGCGTCTCGGGGCTAACCTGCTTATCTTCGACCAGGAGCTCAGTCCGTCGCAGATCCGTTCAGTGACCGATCACACCGACCTACGGGTCATCGACCGGACCCAGCTCATCCTCGATATCTTTGCCAGTCGGGCCCGTTCCAGGGAGGGCAAACTGCAGATCGAGATGGCCCAGCTCAAATACATGCTGCCCAGACTGTCCACCCGGGATGACGCCCTGTCCCGGCTGACCGGCGGCATCGGCGCCCGGGGACCGGGAGAGACCCGGCTGGAGATCGATCGCCGGCGGATCAACGACCGGATCGCCCGGCTGGCCAGAGAACTCAAAAAGGTGGGTCAGGAGCGGTTTCACCGGCGCAGCCGGCGCCGGAAGCGCGATGTGCCGGTCATTTCCCTTGTCGGGTACACCAATGCCGGCAAATCCACATTGCTCAACACCCTGACCCGCAGCGATATCCAGGCCGAGGACATGCTCTTTGCCACCCTGGATCCCACCAGTCGGCGGTTGCGTTTTCCCCAGGACATGGAGGTGATCATCACCGACACCGTGGGCTTTATCCGCAATCTGCCCGCCGAACTGCTCAAGGCCTTTGAGTCGACTCTGGAAGAACTCTTTGAGGCCAACCTCCTGGTCCATGTGATTGATGTGGCCAACCCTGCCTGGCGGGAACAGGCCGAGGTGGTTGAGCAACTGCTGCGCCGTCTCGATCTGGACCGTATTCCGCTATTGCGGGTCTATAACAAGATGGATCTGCTCGATCCCCAGACCCGTGCGCAGGTGGAACGGATGGAAGGCGTTGCGATCAGTGCCCTTGACCGGTCGACGCTGCGGGAATTTTTCGTCCAGGCCCAGGCCATGCTGCAGCGGGAACTGGGTGGGTGAGGGGGTCTCGCCCAGAGAGAATTTCAGGGCTGGAGAAAAAAACCAAGCGCCTTTTCCACTTCCTTGTCAAGGAATTCGCAGCCGATATCATTGCCCCGGACCGAGCGGACCACGGCTTCTTTTTTCAACTTGGTCTGTTTCTTGTCGTTGAGGTGAAACTCAAGCAGGAGGATCTGGTCCTTTTCGATGTTGTGCAGGCCCGAGACCGTAAAGCCGATTCCGGAGCGGGAGATATTTTTTATATGCACCACTCCGCCCCCGCCAGCCGGTGGCCTGATGATGGCATAGGTCCCGGGCAGCCGGGTCTGTTTGCGGTAATGGCGGCGGAAATCCAGGTGGGCGGTAAAGATCTGTCCGCAGCGGCACTTGACGTTCAGGGCGTGTTTCCTGTGTCGGTACCTGCCCACGGCGGCCTTTTTGGCCGTTTTGCAGGTCGGGCAGATGATGGTGGCGATGTTGTCGTGACGGACAAATGTCTTGACGGAGACCATGGGCTCAGTCGTAGATGATGCAGGTGTAGCGTTCCAGGATTTCTTCCGTTTCCCGGTCAAGTTCCGAGGCCAGTTCGTGGATCTGGTATTCCTGGCCGCAACGGGTGCACTTGAGCCGTACCTGACGGCAGCGCCGGCTCACTTCCAGCTTGCCCTGGCATTTCTTGCATTGCATGATCTTATTTTCCCATGAGTTCGGAACGGGTAAAGATGGCCTTCAGAGGATAGCCCTGTTCGGCGAGGGTTTCGGCGCCACCCTCTTCCCGGTCGACAACAGTGGCCACCAGGGCGACCTTAAAGCCCTCGTTTTCCACCCGCTCGATGACCTTGATCAGCGTGCCGCCGGTGGTGACCACGTCTTCCACCAGAGCCACGGCCCCGCCGGGAACCAGGTTGTTCTTGCCCTCGATGAAGTTCCCGGTCCCGTGTCCCTTGGCCTCCTTGCGGACAATAAAGGCCGGGATCGGCTCTTTTTCCAGGTAGCTGATCAGGGATACCGCTGTGACCAGGGGATCGGCGCCCAGGGTCATGCCCCCCACGCCGGTGATTTTTTCCGGATGATTCCTGATCAGGTCAAAAAGCAGTCTGCCGCAGAGATAGGCCCCCTCGGCATCAAGGGTGGTCTGTTTGCCGTCCACGTAGAAGTCGGACGTCTTGCCGGAGGTCAGGGTGAAGGTCCCTTCCCGGTACGATTTTTCAAGCAGCAGTTCTTTGAGGCGTTGCCTTTCATTCATGGGTATGCTTCCTGTTGGATTAGGGCGGTCTTTGGTTGACAGGATCACAAAATACCTGGTTTGGGCTGCGGTGCAAACGGTTTTTTTTTTCGGCCACCTGTCCACCGCCCGGCAGCAGGGAAGAACTCGCGCATCTGTCCCCGGGCCGCGTCGGAGTGAGCAGCTAAAATCAGGTGAAAAAACCGCACTTTTCGGTGTTTTTCATTTTTTCTCTATGCTACCATGAAAGTACGCATGCAAAGTGGCCCTTAGTCGTAGGGTTTCCTCTATGCGCAGCCTTCCGGGGCCCCCCGGACCAAGTTGTACTATAGAACGATACAGGCCTCTGTTTCCGGCCGGCAGGACGTCGGACAGAGGGCTGGCTTCAGTTGGTTCTTGTCATCTAACACCCATGCAGGCTCCCACGGCCTGCGCAACGAAACATGAAAGCTGTTGTCCCCCTGGAGGGTGGGACGAGACTTTCATATAAAAAGGAGCTTTTTATGTGTGGTATTGTGGGCTATGTCGGTACCAGGAGAGTTGTTCCCGTATTGATTGAAGGACTGCGACGGCTGGAATACCGTGGCTATGATTCGGCAGGGCTGGTGTATCACTACGAGGGCGAGCTGGTCCGGTACCGGGCCCGGGGCAAATTGTCCAACCTGGAAGAGGTAGTGGACGAAAACATCGGGGTGGCGAGCCGCACCGGTCTTGGCCATACCCGCTGGGCGACCCATGGCGCCCCGACCAGGGATAATGCCCATCCCCACACCGACTGCACCGGTGAGCTGGTTGTGGTCCATAACGGCATCATCGAGAACTACGGGGCCCTGAAGGAGGAACTGCGGGCAAAGGGCCATGAGTTTTCTTCTGAAACCGACACTGAGGTCCTGGCCCATCTGATCGAAGAGTATCTGGAAGACGACCTGGTGGCCGCGGTCCGCCAGGCCCTGGCCCGGGTGGAGGGATCGTACGCCCTGGGGGTGCTCTGGGCCCGGGAGCCGCAGAAACTGATCGCCGCCCGCAACCACAGCCCACTGGTCCTGGGTGTGGATGAGGAGGCCTGTTATATCGCCTCGGATATCCCGGCCCTGCTGCCCTATACCCGGCAGGTCATCTTCCTTGATGACCGGGAACTGGCCGTGCTCGAGCCGGGGAGCTACACCATCACCCGGATCGATGATGAGGAGGTGCTGGACAAGAAGATTTCGACCATCGACTGGAATGCCTCCATGGCGGAGAAGGCCGGCTTCAAGCATTTCATGCTCAAGGAGATCTTCGAGCAGCCCGAGGCTATCCTGAACACCGTCAAGGGGCGGATCATCCCGGACTCCGGCCAGGTCGACCTGCCTGAAATCGGCCTGGATGACGAGACCATCCGCGGTATCGAGCGCATCGCCCTGGTGGCCTGCGGGACCTCCTGGCATGCGGCCCTGGTGGCCAAGTACTGGATCGAAAAATGGGTCGGAGTGCCGGTGGAGGTGGATATCGCCTCGGAGTTCCGCTACCGGACCCTGCTTTTGAACGACCGGGTGCTGACCATTTCCATTTCCCAGTCAGGGGAGACCGCCGATACCCTGGCCGGTATCCGGCTGGCCAGTCAGCTGGGTTCACGGATTCTGACCATCTGTAACGTGGTCGGTTCCACCATGACCCGGGAGGCGGACGGGGTGATCTATACCCATGCCGGGCCGGAAATAGGGGTGGCCTCCACCAAGGCCTTTACCAGTCAGCTGGCGGCCCTGTTTTTGTTGACCCTCTATCTCGGCAAGGTCCGGGAGACCATCGAGCCCGAAACCCTGCGTGAGCTGGGCCATGCCCTGGTGGGCATTGCCGGGGTGATCGAGGAGGAACTGCCTACCATCCGCTCACAGATCCAGGAACTCATCGAGCGGTATTATGACAGCCGCGACTTTCTTTTCGTCGGCCGGGGGCTCAACTTCCCCATTGCCCTGGAGGGGGCGCTCAAGCTCAAGGAGATCTCCTATATCCATGCCGAGGGTTATGCCTCGGGTGAGCTCAAGCACGGGCCCATCGCCCTGATCGACAAAGACATGCCGGTCATGGCCCTGGTGCCTCGCGACGGGGTCTACCAGAAGTCCATCTCCAATGTGGAGGAGATCAAGGCCCGACAGGGGAGGCTGGTACTGATCGGAACTCGGGGAGATGAGCATCTGCCCACCCTCACCGATGATGTGCTCTACCTGCCCCGGGTCCATGATGAGCTCAATCCGCTGCTCTACACCATTCCGGCACAGCTCCTGGCCTATGAGATCGCCAACCGCCGCGGCTGCGACGTGGATCAGCCCCGGAATCTTGCCAAGAGCGTGACCGTGGAATAACATGCCACCGGAAACCATTGGCGGGCTTTTTTACATGCAGGCATGATATCAGCAGGTTCATGGTCTGGACAGGTCTCCTCCGGTCGTCCGCCCCGGTTTTCCGGTTGCTGCCCGCTTTCCGTTCAATTCCAGTATCCAGAACCCAGCCATGATTCGTATCGGTATCGAAGAACTCGTCTCCCGGCCGCCAGCCTTCCTCCGGGGCAGGCGGCTGGCCCTGCTCTGCAACCAGGCCTCCACGGACCGCAATTTTATTCACAGCCGCGAGCTTATCAGCCAGGCCTTTCCCGGTCAGCTCACCTGTCTTTTTTCGCCCCAGCACGGCTTTTACAGCGAAAAACAGGACAACATGATCGAGTCGGATCATATCACCGACCCCCTGACCGGACTGCCGGTCTATTCGCTGTATGGTGATAAACGAAGGCCCGATGCAGAGATGTTCGAATCCTTTGAGGTCCTGCTGGTGGATCTCATCGATGTGGGGACCCGGGTCTACACCTTTATCTGGACCGTGATTTACTGCCTGCAGACTGCGGTCGAAACCGGAACAGCGGTGGTGATCCTCGACCGGCCAAACCCTGTCGGCGGGCATCTGGTGGAAGGGAACCTGCTCCTTGCCCAGTGGAGTTCCTTTGTCGGTCTTCATCCCATACCCATGCGCCATGGACTGACCCTGGGCGAGCTGGCCCTGTTGCTGAACCGGGAGATGGGTATCGGGGCCGAGCTTGAGGTGGTTCCCATGCAGGGCTGGCAGCGGACGATGTTTTTCCCCGATACCGGTTTTCCCTGGGTGTACCCCTCTCCCAACATGCCCTCTCCGCAGACCGCCCTGGTCTATCCCGGCCAGGTGATCTGGGAAGGGAGCAATATCTCCGAGGGCCGCGGTACGACCCTTCCCTTTGAGCTTTTTGGCGCCCCTTTTTTTGATCAGGATGCGATCGTATCGCAGCTGGACCGCCGCCATCTGGCCGGCTGTGTTCTTCGGCCCGTTGTCTTTGAACCCACTTCGGGCAAATGGGCCGGCACACCCTGCAGGGGGTTTCAGATCCATGTCACCGATCCCCACGCTTTTCGGTCCTACCGGCTCAGCCTGGCCCTGCTCGGCGTACTGCTGCGCCTCTATCCGGACGAGTTTTCCTATAAGGAGCCGCCCTATGAATATGAATTCGAGCGAATGCCCATGGATCTGATCCTAGGTGACCAGCAGGTGCGGCTGGCCCTGGAATCCGGGGCGGATGTCCTGGAACTGGAACAGGCGTGGCAACCGGATCTGGACCGGTTCGAGTCGCTGCGCCGCGCTGTTTTTCTTTACGACTAAGTGGAAATACGCTATGCTCCGCCTGCCTTGCGGCTGGCGGTGGGCAGAGGGATGAAGAGAAGAGATGGAAAAGATATATACAGTGCAGGAACTCGCAAAGCTGGTTCAGGGTGAGGTGGTCGGTGATCCCACCACCAGGGTCCGTGGTCTCAACGGCCTGGAACGGGCCCGGGAGGATGAGCTCACCTTTATCACCAGCGCGAAGAAAAAGGACGACCTGGTCCAGAGCCGGGCAGGAGCCTGCATCATACCCCGGGACCTGGCCGGGGTGGACCGGCCCGCCATCCGGGTGGACAATCCGGATCTTGCCGCGGCCATTATTCATAATTTCTTTCTCAAACGCCCGTTTACGGCCACCGGGATACATCCATCGGTCCAGGTCGGTACGGACTGCACTATCGATCCCTGTGTCTCGATCCATGCCCTGGTCAGTATCGGAGACCGGGTGCGTATTGGACGGGAGGTGGAAATCCACCCTGGAGTGGTGCTCGGTGACGGGGTAACCATCGGCGAGGGAACCGTACTCTATCCCAATGTCACCATCTGCGCCGGGTGTGTGATCGGCCGGCGGGTCATTATCCATCCCGGGGCGGTGATCGGCAGTGACGGCTTTGGCTTTGCCACTGACCGAACCACCGGCGAGCATGTGAAGAGGCCTCAGGTCGGTATTGTGCGTATCGACGATGACGTGGAAATCGGTGCCAATACCTGCATCGACCGGGCCGCGTTTGGCGAGACCCGGATCAGGCGCGGGGTCAAAATCGATAATCTTGTCCAGGTGGCCCATAACGTGGATGTGGGCGAG encodes:
- the hflX gene encoding GTPase HflX, yielding MVTGNTAGLKTRQLRALERLGQKRVDPDEIIGRDLARSVAALSTELNRQIGLLIHRSGQVESVIVGDYDRIVIPVLSHVRTAGGRLRGLRLVHTSFGSGLIDEDIMDMACLRLDLVSVLTMEDGLPEFLHTAHLAPVPVAGRDWILLDSVHPARQTLSCRDLIEALEDEFVRVRPVREVDQGQDRAILVSVTTGSRAGADDSMAELRELARAAGVVVLDQVIQRRRKIHPRFILGRGKLMEIMLLSLRLGANLLIFDQELSPSQIRSVTDHTDLRVIDRTQLILDIFASRARSREGKLQIEMAQLKYMLPRLSTRDDALSRLTGGIGARGPGETRLEIDRRRINDRIARLARELKKVGQERFHRRSRRRKRDVPVISLVGYTNAGKSTLLNTLTRSDIQAEDMLFATLDPTSRRLRFPQDMEVIITDTVGFIRNLPAELLKAFESTLEELFEANLLVHVIDVANPAWREQAEVVEQLLRRLDLDRIPLLRVYNKMDLLDPQTRAQVERMEGVAISALDRSTLREFFVQAQAMLQRELGG
- a CDS encoding PilZ domain-containing protein — translated: MVSVKTFVRHDNIATIICPTCKTAKKAAVGRYRHRKHALNVKCRCGQIFTAHLDFRRHYRKQTRLPGTYAIIRPPAGGGGVVHIKNISRSGIGFTVSGLHNIEKDQILLLEFHLNDKKQTKLKKEAVVRSVRGNDIGCEFLDKEVEKALGFFLQP
- a CDS encoding dual CXXC motif small (seleno)protein, which gives rise to MQCKKCQGKLEVSRRCRQVRLKCTRCGQEYQIHELASELDRETEEILERYTCIIYD
- the pyrE gene encoding orotate phosphoribosyltransferase, whose protein sequence is MNERQRLKELLLEKSYREGTFTLTSGKTSDFYVDGKQTTLDAEGAYLCGRLLFDLIRNHPEKITGVGGMTLGADPLVTAVSLISYLEKEPIPAFIVRKEAKGHGTGNFIEGKNNLVPGGAVALVEDVVTTGGTLIKVIERVENEGFKVALVATVVDREEGGAETLAEQGYPLKAIFTRSELMGK
- the glmS gene encoding glutamine--fructose-6-phosphate transaminase (isomerizing); protein product: MCGIVGYVGTRRVVPVLIEGLRRLEYRGYDSAGLVYHYEGELVRYRARGKLSNLEEVVDENIGVASRTGLGHTRWATHGAPTRDNAHPHTDCTGELVVVHNGIIENYGALKEELRAKGHEFSSETDTEVLAHLIEEYLEDDLVAAVRQALARVEGSYALGVLWAREPQKLIAARNHSPLVLGVDEEACYIASDIPALLPYTRQVIFLDDRELAVLEPGSYTITRIDDEEVLDKKISTIDWNASMAEKAGFKHFMLKEIFEQPEAILNTVKGRIIPDSGQVDLPEIGLDDETIRGIERIALVACGTSWHAALVAKYWIEKWVGVPVEVDIASEFRYRTLLLNDRVLTISISQSGETADTLAGIRLASQLGSRILTICNVVGSTMTREADGVIYTHAGPEIGVASTKAFTSQLAALFLLTLYLGKVRETIEPETLRELGHALVGIAGVIEEELPTIRSQIQELIERYYDSRDFLFVGRGLNFPIALEGALKLKEISYIHAEGYASGELKHGPIALIDKDMPVMALVPRDGVYQKSISNVEEIKARQGRLVLIGTRGDEHLPTLTDDVLYLPRVHDELNPLLYTIPAQLLAYEIANRRGCDVDQPRNLAKSVTVE
- a CDS encoding exo-beta-N-acetylmuramidase NamZ family protein → MIRIGIEELVSRPPAFLRGRRLALLCNQASTDRNFIHSRELISQAFPGQLTCLFSPQHGFYSEKQDNMIESDHITDPLTGLPVYSLYGDKRRPDAEMFESFEVLLVDLIDVGTRVYTFIWTVIYCLQTAVETGTAVVILDRPNPVGGHLVEGNLLLAQWSSFVGLHPIPMRHGLTLGELALLLNREMGIGAELEVVPMQGWQRTMFFPDTGFPWVYPSPNMPSPQTALVYPGQVIWEGSNISEGRGTTLPFELFGAPFFDQDAIVSQLDRRHLAGCVLRPVVFEPTSGKWAGTPCRGFQIHVTDPHAFRSYRLSLALLGVLLRLYPDEFSYKEPPYEYEFERMPMDLILGDQQVRLALESGADVLELEQAWQPDLDRFESLRRAVFLYD
- the lpxD gene encoding UDP-3-O-(3-hydroxymyristoyl)glucosamine N-acyltransferase; the protein is MEKIYTVQELAKLVQGEVVGDPTTRVRGLNGLERAREDELTFITSAKKKDDLVQSRAGACIIPRDLAGVDRPAIRVDNPDLAAAIIHNFFLKRPFTATGIHPSVQVGTDCTIDPCVSIHALVSIGDRVRIGREVEIHPGVVLGDGVTIGEGTVLYPNVTICAGCVIGRRVIIHPGAVIGSDGFGFATDRTTGEHVKRPQVGIVRIDDDVEIGANTCIDRAAFGETRIRRGVKIDNLVQVAHNVDVGENSILVSQVGIAGSTTLGRNVVLGGKTAVAGHIHLGDGVMTAAMSGVHNSQENGAVLGEPRPLISVNGAGPPLLSCGCPRCTGRSGGLKKKSRGFRICCRTGTGTHKRLPPAAVRYRPKLSD